A window of Malania oleifera isolate guangnan ecotype guangnan chromosome 5, ASM2987363v1, whole genome shotgun sequence contains these coding sequences:
- the LOC131155119 gene encoding dirigent protein 15-like, giving the protein MEGQVVIVCLWVLVLMVTINPTPTRCAYYSDVVPLEPLKPNMVQFSFYVRETFTGTKPTAVVVAHPSFKKTSNNTLSFGTLVVVDDPITETPSQTASVIGSVRGYYASTASNNNPLSLLMTLAISFNTGPYNGSSFTVLSGSSPLNSTRIMSVVGGTGQLFMAGGKVEVSTVTRNLTTFDAVLQLKATVIYYEKPSPSTIDFGGSSFNVLSRSSGASRYLKLDSGGKDRELFMASGIAKIRMLLIIFLLLAVKKDAFRTAYSFI; this is encoded by the exons ATGGAAGGACAAGTGGTCATAGTCTGCTTGTGGGTCTTAGTCTTGATGGTTACCATCAACCCTACGCCAACCAGATGTGCATATTATTCAGATGTCGTTCCACTTGAACCCCTTAAACCAAACATGGTTCAGTTCAGCTTCTACGTCCGAGAGACTTTTACCGGCACAAAGCCCACTGCAGTTGTGGTAGCTCACCCTTCCTTCAAGAAAACATCCAACAACACACTGTCGTTCGGCACCCTAGTCGTCGTCGATGATCCCATTACAGAAACTCCCAGTCAGACTGCGAGCGTCATCGGGAGCGTGCGCGGCTACTACGCCTCTACTGCCAGCAATAATAATCCGTTGTCGCTTTTAATGACCCTTGCTATCTCTTTTAACACTGGTCCTTATAACGGGAGCTCCTTCACTGTACTTTCGGGCAGTTCTCCGTTGAATAGTACCCGTATAATGAGTGTGGTGGGAGGGACAGGGCAGTTGTTTATGGCGGGTGGGAAAGTGGAAGTCTCAACGGTTACCCGGAATCTCACTACTTTTGATGCAGTTCTTCAGCTTAAAGCTACTGTGATTTACTATGAAAAACCTTCTCCTTCAACTA TTGATTTTGGTGGGAGCTCTTTTAATGTACTTTCAAGGAGTTCTGGTGCTTCGAGATATTTGAAACTTGACAGTGGTGGGAAGGATAGAGAATTATTTATGGCAAGTGGGATTGCAAAAATTAGGATGCTTTTGATAATCTTTTTACTTTTGGCAGTTAAGAAGGACGCTTTTCGAACTGCctattcatttatttaa